A window of Thermococcus sp. MV5 contains these coding sequences:
- a CDS encoding ABC transporter permease translates to MIGNLIKTDLVLGVRSYVYPIYILIALAYGLMLMVFPEQYLPTMVPVFLVLEPGLVGLMFVGTEIFAEKKDGAIGALAVTPIEWRSYIFAKTLLLSVLSIVGAILIMVIGTSSFNGILYVIIGAFLCSIVYTLLGIGISAKYHDLDDYFVPILGVMVLSLLPFVHYHGYLTNEIWKLLYIIPSYPALYFFKAPFVEISGNTLIWSGVALLVWSVVAYYIAKIRFYKYAVEGLR, encoded by the coding sequence ATGATAGGAAATCTGATAAAAACAGACCTCGTGCTTGGAGTAAGGAGTTATGTTTATCCAATTTATATACTCATCGCATTAGCTTATGGTTTAATGCTTATGGTCTTCCCTGAGCAGTACCTTCCGACAATGGTACCTGTCTTTCTCGTCCTTGAGCCTGGCCTTGTTGGCTTAATGTTCGTGGGCACGGAAATATTTGCCGAGAAGAAAGATGGCGCAATAGGGGCTTTGGCAGTAACTCCGATAGAGTGGAGAAGCTACATATTTGCCAAGACACTTCTTTTGAGCGTACTCTCAATCGTTGGGGCGATTTTAATAATGGTTATTGGCACTAGCTCTTTCAATGGGATTCTATATGTGATCATTGGCGCGTTTCTGTGCTCGATAGTTTACACCCTTCTCGGGATAGGAATATCAGCAAAGTACCACGACTTGGACGACTACTTTGTGCCAATACTCGGTGTTATGGTACTCTCGCTTCTTCCATTCGTTCACTACCACGGCTATCTAACAAATGAAATCTGGAAACTCCTTTACATCATACCAAGCTATCCAGCACTTTACTTCTTCAAGGCACCATTTGTGGAGATCTCAGGGAATACATTGATCTGGTCAGGGGTGGCTTTACTTGTTTGGTCGGTTGTAGCGTATTACATAGCTAAAATAAGGTTTTACAAATACGCTGTGGAGGGATTAAGGTGA
- a CDS encoding ABC transporter ATP-binding protein, whose translation MPVIEVRNVKKYYGDVRGVENLSFQVEEGEIYGFLGPNGAGKTTTVKILVKILKDYSGEIKVFGKDLRKWGKEYYNKIGVSFEFPAAYSRLTARENLEFFASFYKNHLDPVEVLKMVGLDKEANQLVAEFSKGMKKKLDLARALLSDPEILFLDEPLEGLDPASARKIKDLLLEMRENGKTIFLTTHNMYVADELCDRVGFIVEGAIRLVDNPKELKVKMGKRLVRVEYATSGNVEVKEFPLEGLGKNEEFLNIIKNHEIRRINTEEPTLEEIFLKVTGRRLV comes from the coding sequence ATGCCCGTTATTGAAGTTAGGAATGTCAAAAAGTATTACGGTGATGTTAGAGGTGTGGAGAACCTCAGCTTTCAAGTTGAAGAAGGAGAAATCTACGGCTTTTTAGGGCCAAACGGAGCAGGAAAAACAACGACAGTGAAAATTCTTGTAAAGATACTAAAGGATTATAGTGGTGAGATTAAGGTCTTCGGTAAAGATTTGAGAAAATGGGGAAAAGAGTATTATAATAAGATAGGGGTATCCTTTGAGTTTCCTGCAGCTTATTCGCGTCTCACTGCCCGTGAGAACCTTGAGTTTTTTGCCTCTTTCTACAAAAATCACCTTGACCCAGTGGAAGTCTTGAAAATGGTAGGCCTTGATAAGGAAGCTAATCAATTAGTTGCGGAATTCTCAAAGGGAATGAAAAAGAAACTCGATCTTGCGAGGGCATTGCTCTCAGATCCTGAGATACTCTTCCTTGATGAGCCCCTTGAAGGCCTCGACCCAGCGAGTGCAAGAAAAATTAAGGATCTACTTCTCGAAATGCGCGAAAACGGGAAGACTATCTTCCTCACAACGCACAACATGTATGTAGCGGATGAGCTGTGTGATAGGGTAGGGTTCATCGTAGAGGGAGCTATAAGGCTCGTTGATAATCCAAAGGAGCTCAAGGTTAAGATGGGGAAGCGTCTGGTTAGGGTAGAGTACGCTACCAGCGGAAACGTTGAGGTTAAGGAATTTCCACTTGAAGGACTTGGTAAAAACGAGGAGTTCCTCAACATAATCAAGAATCACGAGATAAGGAGGATAAACACTGAAGAGCCCACTCTAGAGGAGATATTCCTCAAAGTGACGGGGAGGAGACTTGTATGA
- a CDS encoding thiamine-phosphate kinase — MEREIIELFMRHLKLQGDLPLGDDAGAIKLKSGWLVVTNDMLVRTTDVPDIMAPEQVGFKIFTMNVSDVAAMGATPIGFLFSIGVPRDFEMEYLEGISRGIAKASEFYRTPIISADTNEACDLIIDGIALGKTKRLLTRSGAKIGDLVCVTGDIGRALAGLKAYFENLEVGERTRKALYEKLLEPKARVREGQILSKYANAAIDISDGMSKELHLIAEMSGVKILVDAEKLPIREEVFEVAELLELDPIEVALASGEEFELIFTISEGHLEKLDFDFTVIGMIEKGEGVYLKRDEKLERMPILGWEHLTKP, encoded by the coding sequence GTGGAGCGTGAGATAATAGAACTTTTCATGAGACACCTTAAACTTCAGGGAGATCTACCTTTGGGAGACGATGCTGGTGCGATAAAATTGAAAAGTGGATGGTTAGTGGTCACAAATGACATGTTAGTGCGCACTACAGATGTTCCTGATATAATGGCACCTGAACAGGTAGGATTTAAGATCTTCACAATGAATGTTAGTGATGTTGCAGCCATGGGTGCAACGCCAATAGGATTTCTGTTCTCCATTGGAGTTCCGAGAGATTTTGAGATGGAGTACTTGGAAGGGATTTCAAGGGGAATCGCCAAAGCATCTGAGTTTTATAGAACACCAATAATAAGTGCTGATACAAATGAAGCCTGTGACCTGATAATTGATGGGATAGCTCTTGGAAAGACTAAGAGATTACTTACGAGAAGTGGTGCGAAAATTGGGGACTTGGTTTGCGTTACTGGCGACATTGGGAGGGCTTTAGCTGGGCTTAAAGCATATTTTGAGAACCTCGAGGTGGGAGAGAGGACAAGAAAAGCGCTTTACGAGAAGCTTTTGGAGCCAAAGGCGAGGGTTAGAGAGGGACAAATTTTAAGCAAGTATGCAAATGCAGCAATTGACATAAGCGACGGCATGAGCAAGGAATTGCACCTGATAGCCGAGATGAGTGGCGTTAAAATTTTAGTTGATGCAGAAAAGCTCCCTATAAGAGAGGAAGTCTTTGAAGTCGCTGAGCTTTTAGAGTTAGACCCAATTGAGGTTGCTTTAGCATCTGGAGAGGAGTTTGAGCTCATCTTTACAATTTCTGAGGGGCACTTAGAGAAGCTTGACTTTGATTTCACGGTGATTGGAATGATTGAGAAGGGGGAAGGAGTTTATTTAAAGAGGGATGAAAAGCTCGAAAGGATGCCTATTTTGGGATGGGAACATCTAACGAAACCATAA
- a CDS encoding helix-turn-helix domain-containing protein, with the protein MPMKRIKFKVPLNQEMFVMFKEFLKAIEWGYGDTYFILDDEIIKITEVKFKEGVNPEEIIGNLRKLPHVKELKLLPKNDHHIIYSKIDMKNIPFPTKQVDKILDLQRKGLVIFEKGTFDGNSIILYVICEDSLPSEVISTVREVYNGSILSIEDYVSEDNPLLKLSKRQREILLLAYKSGYFDNPHKVTLKDLAEMLGLSVSTVKEHLRKAQRKILDEIIEG; encoded by the coding sequence ATGCCTATGAAAAGAATAAAGTTCAAAGTCCCACTCAATCAAGAAATGTTTGTCATGTTTAAGGAGTTTCTTAAAGCTATAGAGTGGGGTTATGGGGATACCTACTTTATACTTGACGATGAAATTATTAAGATAACAGAAGTAAAGTTCAAAGAAGGTGTAAACCCGGAAGAGATTATTGGAAATCTCAGAAAGCTTCCTCATGTGAAAGAGCTTAAGCTACTCCCAAAGAATGATCATCACATAATTTACAGCAAGATTGATATGAAAAATATTCCTTTCCCAACAAAGCAAGTTGATAAAATTCTCGACCTTCAGAGAAAAGGGCTTGTGATATTTGAAAAGGGTACTTTTGATGGAAATTCGATTATTCTCTACGTTATCTGTGAAGATTCCCTTCCAAGTGAAGTTATTTCTACAGTTAGGGAAGTTTATAATGGGAGTATCCTAAGCATCGAAGATTATGTCTCTGAGGACAATCCCCTCTTAAAACTAAGCAAACGACAGCGAGAGATTTTATTGTTGGCATATAAGAGCGGCTACTTTGACAATCCCCATAAGGTAACGCTCAAAGATTTGGCTGAGATGCTTGGTTTAAGTGTATCAACAGTGAAAGAGCATTTAAGGAAAGCTCAGCGAAAAATTTTGGACGAAATCATTGAAGGTTAA
- a CDS encoding ABC transporter permease, with protein sequence MSVVGKFGAIYKTDLKLLRRDPMLLYSVTMTLVLLLIVRYFKDRIGVYYPLFALLMILLIPMILGMIPGFMMADEKEDKTIQALQVIPISSEAFLVYRLTWASLATAVLVGASPYILDIEISQKGLLALIALFLLEAWIYGLLVTVFSESRMQAITVSKIVGWFLLLPPVIKLVVVWRNLSTDWSKFTAFLPTYWLYKVFEGIPLNNYSDFPIAIGVHLAWLIPLVVLFRRKVL encoded by the coding sequence GTGAGTGTTGTGGGAAAATTTGGAGCCATCTACAAAACGGACCTCAAGCTGTTGAGGAGAGATCCAATGCTTCTCTATAGTGTGACAATGACACTTGTGCTCCTTCTTATTGTCAGGTACTTCAAAGACCGCATTGGGGTTTATTACCCCCTGTTCGCCCTGTTGATGATACTTCTCATTCCCATGATACTCGGCATGATACCGGGTTTTATGATGGCGGATGAGAAAGAGGATAAGACGATACAGGCCTTACAGGTGATCCCAATATCGAGTGAGGCCTTCTTGGTTTACAGGTTAACATGGGCATCACTGGCAACAGCGGTTCTGGTTGGTGCTTCACCTTATATCCTCGACATAGAGATATCTCAAAAGGGCCTTCTTGCGCTAATAGCTCTCTTCCTTCTTGAGGCATGGATTTATGGACTGCTCGTCACAGTATTTTCAGAGTCGAGAATGCAAGCGATTACAGTTTCCAAGATTGTAGGATGGTTTCTCCTCCTTCCTCCGGTGATAAAGCTCGTTGTCGTTTGGAGGAACCTCTCGACAGACTGGAGTAAGTTTACCGCATTTTTGCCAACTTATTGGCTCTATAAAGTGTTCGAAGGTATTCCGCTCAACAACTACAGCGACTTCCCAATAGCGATTGGCGTTCATTTAGCATGGCTCATTCCGCTAGTAGTGCTTTTCAGAAGGAAGGTTCTTTGA